The segment CCCAGAGGGACGTCATCCACAAGTACGTTCAGATCGGCCTGGAGGAGGGCGCGAAGCTTGTCCTGGGCGGCCACTACTACGAGGAAGGGGAGTGCAAGAAGGGCTGGTTTTACGCGCCGACGATCTTCGTGGATGTCAAGCCCACCATGCGCATCGCCCAGGAGGAAATCTTTGGGCCTGTCCTCAGCGTCCTTCGCGTGGGTTCGTTGGAGGAAGCCATCGATGTGCTGAACGGCACCCGATATGGCCTCTCGTCCTCCATCTATACCCGGGATGTGAACGCCGCTTACCGGGCCATTCGCGATATCGAAGCCGGCATCACGTACATCAATGGCCCGACGATCGGCGCCGAATGCCACATGCCCTTCGGCGGCGTCAAAGAGACCGGCAACGGGCATCGAGAGGGCGGCTGGGCTGCCTACGAGTTCTTCTCGGAGGTGAAGACCGTCTACGTCGACTTCTCCGGGAAGCTGCAGCGGGCGCAGATTGACAATCGCTAAGGGGCGTCCGAAGACCAGCTCAGTCGGGCCAGTAGATGGGAGGACCTTATGCGCCATATCTCCCCACGTGATGTTCACGCCATTCTGCGCAAGCACATGCTCGTCGATGGCTTCGATATCGTGGTGGACCTTGAGAAGAGCAAGGGCTCTTACCTGGTCGACGCAATCACGGGCAAGAAGTACCTGGACTTCTTCACCTACTTTGCCACGTTACCGTTGGGCCACAACCACCCGGGGCTGCTGACCCCCGACTTCAAGAAGAGGCTCCTGAGGGCTGCCATCAACAAGCCCTCGAACTCCGATTTCTACACCGTGGAGATGGCCGAGTTTGTGGAGACCTTTTCCCGCTACGCCATCCCCGACTATCTGCCGCACCTCTTCCTGATCGACGGCGGAGCCCTGGCGGTGGAAAACGCGCTGAAGACCGCCTTCGACTGGAAGGTGAGGAAGAATTTCGAGAAGGGCTACACGGTCGAGAAGGGGACCAAGGTAATCCACTTCCGGGAAGCCTTCCACGGCCGGAGCGGATACACCCTGTCCCTTACGAACACCAGTGATCCCAGGAAGTACATGTACTTTCCGAAGTTCGACTGGCCGCGGGTGCTCAATCCCAAGATCACCTTCCCGCTGAACGAGGAGAATCTGGCGAGGGTGAAGGAGGCGGAAGAGATCAGCCTGCGTCAGATCCAGCAAGCCATCGCCCGGGATCCGGACGACATCGCTGCGCTCATCATCGAGCCGATCCAGGGGGAGGGAGGCGACAACCACTTCCGCCCCGAGTTTCTCCGGGAACTCCGCCGAATCTGCGACGAAAACGAGATCCTGCTCATCTTCGACGAGGTCCAGACGGGCGTGGGGCTCACGGGCAAGATGTGGGCTCACCAGCACTTCGATGTGCGTCCGGATATCATGGCTTTCGGCAAGAAGACGCAGGTCTGCGGGATCCTCGCCGGTCCCCGGATCGATGAGGTGAAGAACAACGTGTTCCAGGAATCCAGCCGGCTCAATTCCACCTGGGGTGGCAACCTGGTGGACATGGTGCGCTTCGCCCGCATCCTGGAGATCATCCACGAAGAGAACCTCATCGAGAACGCCGCGCGGGTAGGGGAGTACCTGCTGCGCGGCCTGGAGGAGATCGCTCACGAGACCGATGGTCAGATGTCCAACGTACGGGGCCGCGGGCTTTTTATCGCCTTTGATCTTCCGACGACCGAGCTCAGGAACAAGTTTTTGCGCAAGGCCCTGGAGAATCGGCTCATCGCCTTAGCCAGCGGCGAACGTTCGGTCCGTTTCCGTCCGCCCCTGAACCTGAAGCCGGAGGAAGCCGACCACGGGCTGGAGATCGTCCGCAAGACGCTGCGTGCCATTCTGCCGAAAAAGGCGCCCGCGGTGGAGCCCGGGATCAATCACGCAAAGTACGAGCTCTAACAGCGGGTTGCGCAAGATAGGATGTCAGAGAGGAGCAGAGAAGCCCCCCAAGCAGAGGGGGGCACGCTATATTTGGTGAGCACACCGATCGGGAACCTGCAGGACATTACGTTGCGTGCCTTAGAGACGCTGCGGGCTGTTGACGCGATCGCCGCCGAGGATACGCGCCGCACCCGTATCTTGCTGGAGCAGTACGGGATCCGAAAACCGATGGTCAGCTACCACGAGCACAACAAGGGGTGGCGGGGCACCGAGCTCCTGGCGCGCCTCCGGAGCGGGCAGAGCATCGCCGTGGTCAGCGATGCGGGGACCCCCGGCATCTCGGACCCAGCCTACGAGCTGGTCTGCTCGTGTATCGCAGCTGGAGTGCCCGTGGTACCCATCCCAGGGCCATCGGCCTTGGTCGCCGCCCTGACGATTTCAGGGCTGCCTACCGACCGATTCGTCTTCGAAGGCTTCCTGCCGGTGAAAAAGGGGCGGCAAAAACGCCTGGAGGCCCTGCGAGAGGAAACGCGCACGATTATCCTGTTCGAGGCACCTCACCGTATCGAGCGCACCCTCACCGACCTCCTAGCCCACCTTGGGAATCGCCAGGCCGCCCTGGTGCGCGAGCTGACCAAGGTGCACGAAGAGGTTTGGCGCGGCTCTCTTGCGGAACTCCTCGAACGGAGCCGCAGGGAACCGCCTCGCGGCGAGCTCGTCCTCGTCGTGGAAGGGAAAACGCGCAGATTCCTGCGGGAACAAGTGCAGTCTGCGGACAACGGTAAGAAGCTTTGAAGCTCGAGATCGTACCTGCTTCCGTGAAGCATGGCTTTAATCGGCTATCGGAGCCTCTGGTGAACGTTTTCGTTCGCAGAGGTGCGAACCCGAACCTGTTCACCACGGCAGGGCTCTTCCTCAACGCCGCCTCGGGTGCGGTCTTCGCCACGGGCCACCTGAGGATGGGCGGGGTCCTCTTCCTGCTGGGTGGCGTGCTCGACACCTTAGACGGGCGGGTTGCCCGGGGTACCGGCAGGGTCACACGCTTCGGCGCGCTGTACGATTCCACCCTCGACCGCTACTCCGAGATCTTCGTGTTCTTTGGGATGATGTACTACTTCCTCCATTCGCCTCATCGATGGGCGTTGGCGGCCATTCTCCTGGCCCTCGGAGGCTCCCTCATGGTCAGCTACGTGCGTGCGCGGGCCGAGGGGCTGGGCTTCGAGTGTAAGATAGGGATCATGCAGCGGGCGGAGCGCGTGCTTGTCCTGGGGATAGGCGCCCTTGTCCATGAGGCGGCTCTCTTAATCGCCCTTGTGCTGGTCGCCGTGCTGGCCAATGTTACAGCCATTCAGCGCCTCCACTACATCTGGGCGCTGGAAAACGGCAGTAAGAACGCCGGACTTCCCCACGGGCAAAACTACAACGGCGACTGACCAAAAGGGCCACCAGGACCGGAGCTGGAACGCAACCTTCCGCAAGGGGAGGGAAGGTACAGTGCTTGTCCACGTACTGAAAGCCAAGATCCAGTATGCCACCGTAACCGACGCTCGTCTGGAGTATGAGGGTAGCCTGACCCTCGACAGGGAAATCATGGAGGCTGCGGGTCTTCTCCCGCATGAGCAAGTTCAGGTCTTGAATCTCAACAACGGGGACCGTTCCGAGACCTATCTCATCGAAGGGCCAGCCGGCTCAGGGGTAGTCTGCCTGAACGGCCCCCTTGCTCGGAGGGGTCAGATAGGGGACCGGATTATCGTGCTGGCCTATTGCCTCCTGGGGGAGGAGGAAGCCAGGAGCTGGCAGCCCAGAATCGTCTTCCTTGCCGAGGGCAATCGGGTGCACCGCATACGCAGCTGAGGCCCTGGTAGCGCGGCCGCTGGGCACCTTCGGCGGATCGGATCGTTTTTTATGCGGGTTACGCGGGAAAGAGGCAACGTCCATTAGGGCAGTGGAACGGCAGATACGAAGGGCAGCCAAAGGAGGAACGAACGTGGTTCAGAAGGGAGCGCAGATAGCCGAACCCAGGGGGAAGCTTGGAGTACTCATTCCCGGCCTTGGAGCGGTGGGCACCACCTTCATCGCGGGCGTGGAGCTGATCCGGCGTGGCATCGCCAAGCCTTACGGGTCCCTGACCCAGATGGGAACCATACGGCTCGGTAAGCGCACGGAAAACCGGGTGCCGAGGATCAAGGACTTCGTGCCTCTGGCCGAGCTTGACGATCTGGTTTTCGGCGGCTGGGACATTTTCGAGGATAATGCCTACGAATCGGCGAAGAAGGCGGGCGTCCTGTCCGACGAACATCTGGAGCAGGTGCGGGATTTCCTGGAAAACATCCGGCCCATGCCCGCTGCGTTCGACCGCAATTACGTCCGGCGCCTGGACGGCCCCAACGTCAAGAAGGCCAAGACGAAATACGAGCTCGCGCAGCAGCTGATGGAGGACATCGCCCGTTTTCGGGACGCAAACGGCATCAGTCGCATGGTCATGATCTGGTGTGGCAGCACCGAGATCTATCTCACCCCGCACGAGGTTCATCAGGACATCGCGAGCTTCGAGCAGGCGATGAAGGAAAACCATGCCGCCATTGCCCCGAGCATGCTCTACGCCTACGCCGCTCTCTCCATGGGTGTCCCCTTTGTGAATGGGGCTCCCAATCTCACGGTCGATATCCCGGCCCTCATCGCCCTCGCCAAGGAAAAGCGGGTGCCCATCGCGGGGAAGGACTACAAGACGGGCCAGACCCTTATGAAGACCATCATCGCGCCCGGGCTCAAGGCACGCCTCCTTGGCCTTCACGGCTGGTTCAGCACCAACATCCTGGGCAATCGAGACGGCGAGGTCCTGGACGATCCCGAGTCGTTTAAGACCAAGGAGGAAAGCAAGCTCGGCGTGCTCGAGTACATCCTTCAGCCCCAGCTTTACCCGGAACTCTACGGCAACATCTACCACAAGGTACGCATCAACTACTATCCACCTCGGGGCGACAACAAGGAAGGCTGGGATAACCTGGACATCTTCGGCTGGCTGGGCTATCCCATGCAGATCAAGATCGACTTTCTGTGCCGAGACTCCATCCTGGCCGCACCCCTCGTCCTCGACCTTGCCCTCTTCATGGACCTGGCGCAGCGGGCCGGGATGTACGGCATTCAGGAGTGGCTGTCGTTCTACTTTAAGTCGCCCATGACGGCCCCTGGGCTTTATCCGGAACACGACCTCTTTATCCAGCTCATGAAGCTAAAGAATACCCTGCGTTATCTGCGGGGCGAGGAGCTGATCACCCACTTGGGGCTTGAGTATTACGACTGAGCGACGGGAAAAGGGCGCATCGGTCGAGGCGTCCGGTGCAGAAAGGCGCCGGACGCCTTTTACCAAGGAAGCTGTGCGAGAAGGGAAGAGGCGGAACGTGTCCCGGAGGCGGGCAGAAGGATGTTCTGCGCTCAAGGAGATCCTGAGGACTTCCCTGCCCGCGGTGATCGACCTCTCGTCGCAGACCCTGATGTGGACGGTGGAGGCGATCCTCATCGGGCAGCTCAGCGCCTCGGCCTTCGCGGGCACCGCCATGGCCCTGCAGATCGTGATCCTCTTCTTCACCGTCATCCTCACGTTTGTGGTCGGGAGCTCTTTGATTATTTCGCGCCATATCGGCGCCGGCGAGCGGTGGGAGGCCAACCACATCCTCGGCCAGGCCCTGATGATCGGCCTGGGAGTGGCCTTCCTCTTCTCCCTCATCTGGTACACCGGGGCCGTACACCTTTTCCGCCTGATTCGACAGGAGGGTACGCCGGAAGCGCGCGCCGCCGGGGTCACCTATCTCCGGACCATCGCCTTTTTTGGCCCCCTGGTGATCACGAACTTCATTGCTGTGGGCATCATTCGCGGCGCCGGGGAAACCCACTATAGCATGGCGATCAATGTCTTCGTCAATGGCCTGAACCTGGTCCTTGCGCCCACCCTGATCTTTGGGCTTTTCGGCTTCCCGCGCCTGGAGGTGAGGGGAGCCGCCCTGGCGGTGGGGATCGCCCACAGCTGCGGGTTTATGGCTACTCTCTGGCTCTTGCGGTCCCGGCGGAGTACGCTTTTCCTTTCTTTTCGCGAACTCACTACGCCGCGGATGACCAGCATGCGCCGCCTCTTCCACACCGGCTTTCCCACCACGGTGGAGCAGCTGGCCACAGCTGTGGTCCAGTTTGTGATGATGAGCTACGCGGCGCGTCTGGGCGTCACCGCGCTGGCCGCCCACGGCATCCTGCTGCGCATCCAGGGGGTGCTCAGCATGGTGTACATGGGTTTTGGCGTCGGGGCGATGAGCCTCATGGGCCGGAACCTTGGAGCTTCGGATCACGAAACGGCGGAGCAGACGGCGCGGACCGCCAACGGTGTGGTGGCGGTCATGGTGCTGGGCATCGTCGGATGCCTGGTCCTGTTCAGCAACGAGATCGTCAGGCTCTTCGTTGGACGAAACCAGCAGGTCGTGTCGCTGGGCTCGAAAGTCCTGTACGTCTTTGCCCTGGTGCAGATCCCCAAAGCCCTCGGCAGCGTCCTCATGGGTCATCTGCGGGGCGCCGGCGACCTCCGATGGCTCATGTGGATGGTCATTGTGACCGGCCTACTGATCGACATCACCACCAACTACGTGGTGATCTTCGCCTTCGGGCTCGGCCTCCTCGGTCTGTGGTCGGTCCACACCTTAGGCGAGACGGTTCGCCTGCTCCTCAATGTCTGGCGATTTCGAGGAGGCCGCTGGAAGTTCATCGACATTTGAGGCGCCGGCAAGAGACCAGCGGCGCGAGGATATCTTGATCCATGGACAAGGGCCTCTTCATTAGCCTGGAAGGGATCGATTTTTGCGGCAAGACCACCCAGGCCCACCTCCTGGCCCGTAGGTGGTCGGAAGTCGGCCGGGAGGTGGTCAGCGTCCGGGATCCGGGCAGCACGGCCATCTCCGAACGCCTCCGCGAGATCCTTCTGGACCGTAGCGCCCGCGAGATGCACCCGATGACCGAGCTTCTCCTCTACGAGGCCGCGCGGGCGCAGCTTGTGGCCCAGATCATCCGACCAGGGCTGCAACGAGGGGCCGTGGTCGTCGCCGACCGCTTCTCTGATTCCACCACAGCCTACCAGGGCTATGGCCGCGGCCTTCCGCTGAAGGAAGTGGAGGAAGCCAATCGTCTCGGCAGTCTGGGACTGTGTCCGGATTTGACCGTGGTCATTGACATTCCCGTGGAGGAGTCGCAGCGGCGACAACAGGCCCTGGGGATGCCGGCCGATCGAATCGAGGACCAAGAGGCGGACTTCCGCCGGCGGGTGCGCGAAGGATATCTGGAGATCGCCCGCCACAACCCGCAGCGTGTGATCCTGATCGATGGACTGGGCACACCCGCTGAGGTCCACGCTCGCATCTGGGAGGCCATGGAACACCGGCTGGAAGAAACGGGTAAGCTGTCTGGAGCGGCAACGACCTGAGGGAGGGGGACACGGACACGAGGTCCGTGTAACTTCGGCCGTAATTTTCGCTGAATGCGAGGAGGAAGGGAAAAGTGAAGGCGAAGAGGGAAACAGGCCTGATCGGCCTTCTCATTCTCGTCACCCTGACCGTGGGTGGCTGGCTTTCCAGCACCGTGGGTTTGGGTCGAGGACAGGACATCTACGCCGACGTGCGGCGCGGGATCGGGCTCTTTGGGCGCGTCTACGAGGAGGTCGCCCAGCGCTACGTAGAGCCCATCGCCGTGGACAAGTTTGTCCAGCGGGGCATCGAGGCGATGCTCGAGGCGCTGGACCCGTATACGGTCCTCGTCGAAAAGGAGGATAGCGCCGAGCTCCAAATCATGACCCAGGGCAAGTACGGCGGGGTGGGCATGCGCATCGGGTTGCGCAACGGCTGGCCGACGGTTGTCGAGCCCCCCTTTGAGGGCACCCCTGCCCTGCGCGCCGGCATCCGCGAAGGAGACCAGATCATCGAGGTGGACGGTGTCTCCACCAAGGGGCTGAGCGTGTCGGAGACGGCGGCGCGCCTCCGGGGACCCAAAGGCACCCCGGTGACGATCAAGATCCTGCGCCCGGGCGTCGAAGATCCTTTGGAGTTCCGTCTCATCCGCGATGAGATCCACCCCAAGGACGTCACCTACGCCGGCTTGGTTACCGACGGGGTGGGATTGATCAAGCTCTCACGCTTCTCCCGCAATGCCGGGCAGGAGGTGCGGGAAGCCATCCAGCAGTTGCAGGGGCAAGGCGCCCGCGCCCTCATCCTGGACCTGCGTAACAACCCCGGCGGCATGCTCGAGGCGGCGGTAGAAGTGGCGGAGAACTTTGTGCCTAAGGGGGAACTCATCGTCAGCACCCGCGGCCGCGTGAAGGAGGCCAACCAGGAGTTTCGCTCCCAGGCTAATCCGGTCTGGACGGGCAAGCCTCTGGCTATCCTCGTCAATCGTTACAGCGCCTCGGCCTCCGAGATCGTCGCCGGATGTATCCAGGACCTCGACCTCGGGGTGATCATCGGCTCCCCCACCTACGGAAAGGGGCTGGTTCAGACGGTCGTGCCCATCGACCGGGAGACGGCCGTTAAGATCACCACCGCGAAGTATTACATCCCCAGCGGCCGGCTGATCCAGCGGCCGGGCATTTTCAACCGTGAAAGCGGTGTTTTTCTGGCGGACTCCAGTGCGGCGGATTCTAACCGGGTCTATCAGACCCGCAACGGCCGCACGGTTCGAGGAGGCGGCGGGATCACCCCCGACCTCCTCGTGAGCGAGGACTCCCTCAATGCCTTCCAGGTGGCCTTGCTAATGAAGTCCATGCTCTTCAATTTCGCCGTCGAATACGCCACCCGCCACCCCGAGCTCCCGCGCAACTTCGTGGTGGACGACGACCTGATCGAGGAGTTCCGACTCTTCCTCGAGAAGAACAAGTTCGACTACAAGGTGGAAGGGGAAGAGGCCTTAGACCAGTTCCGCCAGACTGCGGAGAAGGCCGGCTTCCTTTCCAGCCTCCAGCCGGGGCTCCAGCAGATCGACCTGGTCCTGAGGCAACTGAAGGCCAAGGAGTTCGAAGCCAGCCGCGCCTTCATCCGCGAGGAGCTGCAACGGGAGATCGCAGCCAAGCTCTGGGGAACCCGCGGGGCCGTCGAGGCAACCTTCGACGACGACCAGGCCCTCCAGCGCGCGGTCGAAATTCTCCGGAACGAGGCAACCTACACGAGCATTCTAAAGGGCAGCACCAAGACCGCCAGGCGCTAAGGACGAAGCCTGGATTGAACCGGCAAATACCCTCCTCACCGATCGCCGACATCGGGACGTTCCTGGGACAGGAAACGCAGGTTCGGGTATCACAAGGTAACAGGAGGTCAGACGATGGCTGAGAAGAAGTGGGTCTACAAGTTCGGAGGGAACTCGACCGAAGGCAACGCCAAGATGAAAAACCTCCTTGGAAGCAAGGGGGCCAACCTTGCTGAGATGGCTTTGCTGGGAATCCCTGTACCTCCGGGCTTCACGATTACCACCGAAATGTGCGCTGTTTACTATCAGACCAACGGGCAATTCCCACCCGAGCTCGAAGGCCAGGTGAAGGAGGCCATGGCCTTCGTCGAGAAGGAGATGGGAGCTACGTTCGGTGATCCCTCCAATCCCCTCCTCGTCTCGGTTCGCTCAGGTGCGGCCATTTCCATGCCCGGGATGATGGACACGGTCCTTAATCTCGGCTTAAACGACGAGACCGTGCAGGGGCTGGCCAAGCGTACAGGCAATGAACGCTTCGCGTGGGACTCCTACCGCCGCTTTGTCCAGATGTACGGCGATGTGGTCCTCGGCCTCAAGCCGGAGAGCAAGGAAGAAACGGATCCCTTCGAGGCCATCATCGACGAGCTCAAGGAGAAGAAGGGGTATAAGTACGACACCGACATGACGGTCGAGGACCTCAAGTACTTGGTCGCTGAATTCAAGAAGTTGATCAAGCAGCGCAAAGGGGTCGACTTTCCCCAGGACCCCTGGGAGCAGCTGTGGGGCGCCATCCGGGCCGTTTTCCGCTCGTGGAACAACGAGCGGGCCATCACCTACCGCCGCCTGAACAAGATTCCGGATGACCTCGGCACGGCCGTCAACGTGCAGGCGATGGTCTTTGGAAACATGGGCGAAGACTCCGCCACCGGTGTGGCCTTCACCCGCGACCCCGCCACGGGCGAAAAGGTCTTCTACGGTGAGTACCTGGTCAATGCCCAGGGCGAGGACGTGGTGGCCGGTATCCGTACGCCCCAGCCTATCAATCGCGAGACGAAGACCGAGCCCGACCAGGTGACTCTGGAAGAGGTCATGCCCGAGGCATACCGCACCTTGGTGGACATCCGCGACAAGCTGGAAAGACACTACAAGGAGATGCAGGACATCGAGTTTACCATCCAGCGCGGACGCCTGTGGATGCTCCAGACGCGCACCGGCAAGCGCACCGCCAAGGCCGCCATCAAGATTGCCGTCGACATGGTGAAAGAGGGGCTGATCGACAAGAAGACGGCGATCATGCGCGTTTCGCCCGAGCAGCTGGACCAGCTCCTGCATCCGATGTTCGATCCCAAGGCCAAGAAGAAGGTCATCGCCAAGGGTCTACCGGCATCGCCTGGAGCGGCTTCGGGCCGCGTGGTCTTCCACGCCGACGACGCCGAGGAGTGGAACCGCCGGGGCGAGAAGGTGATCCTGGTACGGCTGGAAACTTCGCCTGAGGATGTGGGCGGAATGCACGCAGCGCAGGGCGTCCTCACAGCTCGCGGCGGCATGACCTCGCACGCTGCGGTGGTCGCCCGCGGGATGGGCAAGACCTGCGTGGTCGGCTGCGGCGCCATCGACGTCGATTACGCCAAGCGCCAGTTCACGGTGGGCGACCTCGTGGTGAAAGAAGGCGACTGGATCAGCATTGATGGCTCCACCGGCGAGGTCATGCTGGGGCAGGTGCCCACGGTGGAACCGCAGCTCACCGGCGAATTCGCCGAGCTGATGAGCTGGGTGGATGAAGTGCGCCGTCTCGGCGTGCGCACCAACGCCGACACACCTCGCGATGCTCAGGTCGCCCGCAACTTCGGCGCCGAGGGCATCGGGCTCTGCCGTACGGAGCACATGTTCTTCGAGGGCGATCGCATCAAGGCTATGCGCGAGATGATCCTCGCTGAAGACGAGGCGGGCCGCCGCAAGGCCCTGGACAAGCTGCTCCCCTATCAGAAAGAGGACTTCATCGGGATCTTCCGGGTGATGGAAGGGCTGCCGGTGACCATCCGCCTCCTCGACCCGCCCCTGCACGAATTCTTGCCCCAGGACGAGCAGGCGCAGCGGGAGATGGCTGAGGAAATGGGTGTCTCCGTCGAGAAGGTGAAGGCGAGAGTCACGGCCCTTCACGAGCTCAACCCCATGCTCGGCCATCGCGGCTGCCGCCTGGGGATCGCCTACCCCGAGATCACCGAAATGCAGGCTCGAGCCATCTTCGAGGCCGCCTGTGAGCTCGCTAAGCAGGGCGTGAAGGTCGTGCCCGAGGTGATGGTCCCGTTGGTGGGCACCCTGGGCGAGTTCGTGAACCAGAAAGAGATCATCGACCGGGTAGCCAAGGAAACCATGCAGAAATACGGAGTGCAGGTCAACTACCTGGTCGGAACGATGATCGAGGTGCCGCGCGCCGCGATCACCGCGGACGAAATCGCTAAGGAAGCCCAGTTCTTCTCCTTCGGCACCAACGATCTCACGCAGATGACCTTCGGCTACTCCCGCGACGACGTCGGCAAGTTCCTGCCGATGTACATTGAGAAGGGGATCCTGAAGGAGGACCCGTTCCAGGTCCTCGACCAGGAGGGCGTGGGCCAGCTGGTGGAGATGGGCGTGAAGCGCGGCCGCGCCACCCGTCCGGACCTCAAGATCGGCATCTGCGGCGAGCACGGTGGCGAGCCGAGCTCGGTGGAATTCTGCCATCGCGTGGGGATGAACTACGTGAGCTGCTCGCCCTACCGCGTGCCGATCGCCCGTCTTGCCGCGGCTCAGGCAGTCATTAAAGAGGAACAGGCCAAACAAACCAAGTAGGAAAACCGCGCCGATCTCCGAGCGCGGAGACCTGATGCGGCGGCACCTGTCCCAACGCAGGTGCCGCCCTCTTCTTGTGCTCGCAACCTGCTGGACACCGTGACACAATCGACAGCACGGGTGAGGGAGAAAAAGCGTCGATCCCAGGCGGCGAATCCTGCAGTTACTCACCCATCGGGCCTAAGGAGAACGAAAAGAATGCTCGGAAGCAATAGGGCCACCCCGGCGCGGAGGCTCATCCTGTTCTGCGATTTCGACGGGACAGTTGCTCAGAACGATGTTGGCGATCTCTTCTTCCAGACCTTCGCGGGTATCGAAGCGTGGCAGGCCGCTGTGGAGGCCTACCGCAGCGGGCAGATTACCTCCCGCGAGTACCTGGAGCGCGTGTGCGCTGCTACCCGATTTGACTCCACACATTTCGAAAAACTCGTACGCGAACAGCCGCTCGACCCTCACTTTCGCGCCTGCGTCCAGTATTGCCGCCAACACGGCTACCCCGTGTACATCCTGAGCGACGGACTCGATGCCTACATCCGCCGGATCCTCGAGAACAACGGCTTGGCAGACCTTCC is part of the candidate division KSB1 bacterium genome and harbors:
- a CDS encoding CDP-alcohol phosphatidyltransferase family protein, whose protein sequence is MNVFVRRGANPNLFTTAGLFLNAASGAVFATGHLRMGGVLFLLGGVLDTLDGRVARGTGRVTRFGALYDSTLDRYSEIFVFFGMMYYFLHSPHRWALAAILLALGGSLMVSYVRARAEGLGFECKIGIMQRAERVLVLGIGALVHEAALLIALVLVAVLANVTAIQRLHYIWALENGSKNAGLPHGQNYNGD
- a CDS encoding aspartate 1-decarboxylase; translation: MLVHVLKAKIQYATVTDARLEYEGSLTLDREIMEAAGLLPHEQVQVLNLNNGDRSETYLIEGPAGSGVVCLNGPLARRGQIGDRIIVLAYCLLGEEEARSWQPRIVFLAEGNRVHRIRS
- a CDS encoding S41 family peptidase, which encodes MKAKRETGLIGLLILVTLTVGGWLSSTVGLGRGQDIYADVRRGIGLFGRVYEEVAQRYVEPIAVDKFVQRGIEAMLEALDPYTVLVEKEDSAELQIMTQGKYGGVGMRIGLRNGWPTVVEPPFEGTPALRAGIREGDQIIEVDGVSTKGLSVSETAARLRGPKGTPVTIKILRPGVEDPLEFRLIRDEIHPKDVTYAGLVTDGVGLIKLSRFSRNAGQEVREAIQQLQGQGARALILDLRNNPGGMLEAAVEVAENFVPKGELIVSTRGRVKEANQEFRSQANPVWTGKPLAILVNRYSASASEIVAGCIQDLDLGVIIGSPTYGKGLVQTVVPIDRETAVKITTAKYYIPSGRLIQRPGIFNRESGVFLADSSAADSNRVYQTRNGRTVRGGGGITPDLLVSEDSLNAFQVALLMKSMLFNFAVEYATRHPELPRNFVVDDDLIEEFRLFLEKNKFDYKVEGEEALDQFRQTAEKAGFLSSLQPGLQQIDLVLRQLKAKEFEASRAFIREELQREIAAKLWGTRGAVEATFDDDQALQRAVEILRNEATYTSILKGSTKTARR
- the tmk gene encoding dTMP kinase codes for the protein MDKGLFISLEGIDFCGKTTQAHLLARRWSEVGREVVSVRDPGSTAISERLREILLDRSAREMHPMTELLLYEAARAQLVAQIIRPGLQRGAVVVADRFSDSTTAYQGYGRGLPLKEVEEANRLGSLGLCPDLTVVIDIPVEESQRRQQALGMPADRIEDQEADFRRRVREGYLEIARHNPQRVILIDGLGTPAEVHARIWEAMEHRLEETGKLSGAATT
- a CDS encoding inositol-3-phosphate synthase encodes the protein MVQKGAQIAEPRGKLGVLIPGLGAVGTTFIAGVELIRRGIAKPYGSLTQMGTIRLGKRTENRVPRIKDFVPLAELDDLVFGGWDIFEDNAYESAKKAGVLSDEHLEQVRDFLENIRPMPAAFDRNYVRRLDGPNVKKAKTKYELAQQLMEDIARFRDANGISRMVMIWCGSTEIYLTPHEVHQDIASFEQAMKENHAAIAPSMLYAYAALSMGVPFVNGAPNLTVDIPALIALAKEKRVPIAGKDYKTGQTLMKTIIAPGLKARLLGLHGWFSTNILGNRDGEVLDDPESFKTKEESKLGVLEYILQPQLYPELYGNIYHKVRINYYPPRGDNKEGWDNLDIFGWLGYPMQIKIDFLCRDSILAAPLVLDLALFMDLAQRAGMYGIQEWLSFYFKSPMTAPGLYPEHDLFIQLMKLKNTLRYLRGEELITHLGLEYYD
- the rsmI gene encoding 16S rRNA (cytidine(1402)-2'-O)-methyltransferase codes for the protein MSTPIGNLQDITLRALETLRAVDAIAAEDTRRTRILLEQYGIRKPMVSYHEHNKGWRGTELLARLRSGQSIAVVSDAGTPGISDPAYELVCSCIAAGVPVVPIPGPSALVAALTISGLPTDRFVFEGFLPVKKGRQKRLEALREETRTIILFEAPHRIERTLTDLLAHLGNRQAALVRELTKVHEEVWRGSLAELLERSRREPPRGELVLVVEGKTRRFLREQVQSADNGKKL
- the lat gene encoding L-lysine 6-transaminase encodes the protein MRHISPRDVHAILRKHMLVDGFDIVVDLEKSKGSYLVDAITGKKYLDFFTYFATLPLGHNHPGLLTPDFKKRLLRAAINKPSNSDFYTVEMAEFVETFSRYAIPDYLPHLFLIDGGALAVENALKTAFDWKVRKNFEKGYTVEKGTKVIHFREAFHGRSGYTLSLTNTSDPRKYMYFPKFDWPRVLNPKITFPLNEENLARVKEAEEISLRQIQQAIARDPDDIAALIIEPIQGEGGDNHFRPEFLRELRRICDENEILLIFDEVQTGVGLTGKMWAHQHFDVRPDIMAFGKKTQVCGILAGPRIDEVKNNVFQESSRLNSTWGGNLVDMVRFARILEIIHEENLIENAARVGEYLLRGLEEIAHETDGQMSNVRGRGLFIAFDLPTTELRNKFLRKALENRLIALASGERSVRFRPPLNLKPEEADHGLEIVRKTLRAILPKKAPAVEPGINHAKYEL
- a CDS encoding MATE family efflux transporter; protein product: MSRRRAEGCSALKEILRTSLPAVIDLSSQTLMWTVEAILIGQLSASAFAGTAMALQIVILFFTVILTFVVGSSLIISRHIGAGERWEANHILGQALMIGLGVAFLFSLIWYTGAVHLFRLIRQEGTPEARAAGVTYLRTIAFFGPLVITNFIAVGIIRGAGETHYSMAINVFVNGLNLVLAPTLIFGLFGFPRLEVRGAALAVGIAHSCGFMATLWLLRSRRSTLFLSFRELTTPRMTSMRRLFHTGFPTTVEQLATAVVQFVMMSYAARLGVTALAAHGILLRIQGVLSMVYMGFGVGAMSLMGRNLGASDHETAEQTARTANGVVAVMVLGIVGCLVLFSNEIVRLFVGRNQQVVSLGSKVLYVFALVQIPKALGSVLMGHLRGAGDLRWLMWMVIVTGLLIDITTNYVVIFAFGLGLLGLWSVHTLGETVRLLLNVWRFRGGRWKFIDI